The DNA region TTTATTAAAATCTTCAAAATTTTTAAAATCAGATTCCTTAGGTTTTTTTGAGTCATAGAAAGTTTGAAAAGAAAATCCATCGGCACATGAGTCGAGCGCGTTGAGAAATTCGTGAGCCATATCAAAATCAAACTTCGGCAAATTTGTGATCTCTTCCCCCACGGTCATGTCCTTTGAACTTTGTTAAAAGATCGCCGTAAATCTCATTTAAAGCGTCCACGCATCTTAAACATTCTTCTTCCGTTAATTCGGTAAGGCCACTCTCGTGTGACTGCAGTCGCCATCTTGAAACCTCGGCCAACTGCGCCAATTTAATCTGGCTGATCCCTAATTCTTCTCGCATATATCGTATTGATTTCATTCGAA from Bdellovibrionales bacterium includes:
- a CDS encoding helix-turn-helix domain-containing protein yields the protein MKSIRYMREELGISQIKLAQLAEVSRWRLQSHESGLTELTEEECLRCVDALNEIYGDLLTKFKGHDRGGRDHKFAEV